A genomic stretch from Setaria viridis chromosome 1, Setaria_viridis_v4.0, whole genome shotgun sequence includes:
- the LOC117854594 gene encoding uncharacterized protein, which translates to MFERALCDLGASVSVMPKVVFKKLRLLEPEPTAMCLELVDNTVRYPEVIVEDVPVKIMNHFVLVDFVILEMGEGAKSPLILKRPFLKTARANIDVGKGEIKFDINGTMSTFNFHPYF; encoded by the coding sequence ATGTTCGAAAGGGCATTATGTGATCTTGGTGCAAGTGTGAGCGTCATGCCTAAAGTTGTGTTCAAGAAGCTACGCCTGCTGGAGCCAGAACCAACTGCTATGTGCTTGGAGTTGGTGGACAACACCGTTCGCTATCCTGAAGTCATTGTTGAAGATGTACCTGTGAAGATCATGAATCACTTTGTCCTTGTTGACTTCGTAATACTCGAGATGGGAGAAGGAGCTAAATCCCCACTCATCCTGAAGAGGCCGTTCCTGAAGACCGCAAGAGCAAACATAGATGTTGGGAAGGGCGAGATCAAGTTCGATATTAATGGCACTATGAGCACATTCAATTTTCACCCATACTTTTag
- the LOC117854586 gene encoding uncharacterized protein, producing MAAYCNKVRKLKDMFDGIELNHVTRRFNEAADELAKVASGRKPIPDSVFISDQYKPSIRYHEPGRVGDAPPAPDLSADPGEVGNAPPVPDSGADLGKVRNAPLVLDSKADPSDPEVMEIDVNPAEGPNLPLTGERRTSTTLSARRSRRTRRRHVGLCAVPNPSSSLTRSLYKRSHSGILQRYIPIKQGKALIQDIYTGACSHHATPRTLVGNAFRQGFYWPTAVADASLVVAVLGALRVEDLPQPGDFGYKVRPQKS from the exons atggcagcctactgcaacaaaGTCCGCAAGCTCAAAGACATGTTCGACGGaatagagctcaaccacgtcacGAGGCGTTTCAATGAGGCGGCCGACGAACTGGCGAAGGTGGCATCCGGCCGAAAGCCCATCCCCGACAGCGTCTTCATCAGTGACCAATACAAGCCCTCGATCCGTTACCACGAACCGGGAAGGGTCGGTGACGCACCACCTGCCCCGGACTTGAGCGCCGAcccaggagaggtcggcaacgcgccacctgtcccggactcggGCGCCGACCTAGGCAAGGTCCGCAATGCTCCACTTGTCCTGGACTCGAaggccgacccctccgaccctgaggtcatggagatcgatgTGAACCCAGCAGAGGGGCCTAACCTCCCCCTGACTGGAGAGcgccgtacctcgactaccttatCCGCGAgacgctcccggcgaacaagaCGGAGGCACGTAGGATTGTGCGCcgtgccaaatccttcatcatcattGACCAGGAGCTTATACAAGCGGAGCCActccggcatcctccagcgctacATCCCGATcaagcagggaaaggcgctgattcAGGACATCTACACCGGAGCCTGCAGCCACCACGCcacgccaagaaccctcgttgggAACGCCTTTCggcagggcttctactggccgacggcggtcgccgacgccagCCTCGTG gttgCTGTGCTCGGCGCGCTCCGTGTCGAGGACCTCCCTCAGCCAGGCGATTTCGGCTATAAGGTCCGTCCACAGAAGTCCTAG